A part of Dreissena polymorpha isolate Duluth1 chromosome 13, UMN_Dpol_1.0, whole genome shotgun sequence genomic DNA contains:
- the LOC127855465 gene encoding uncharacterized protein LOC127855465: MGFWQQLATLALCACVIVSFTMLPSANAGIYDDDDLASYLSQSQGDDIRYQGDFRDKRGMCRPGFTYQAILRDCVPSLGALRDRNRTGRGRRGLMSWYRLHSLTL, encoded by the exons ATGGGGTTTTGGCAACAGCTCGCAACGTTGGCACTTTGTGCTTGTGTCATTGTTTCGTTCACAA TGCTACCGAGCGCCAACGCGGGCATATACGACGACGATGACCTTGCCAGCTACCTGTCTCAGTCACAGGGTGACGACATCCGGTATCAGGGGGACTTCCGGGACAAGCGTGGCATGTGCCGCCCGGGATTCACCTACCAGGCCATACTGAGGGACTGCGTTCCCTCCCTCGGG GCGCTTCGAGACAGGAATCGTACCGGTAGAGGCAGACGTGGTCTGATGTCATGGTATAG ACTACACTCGTTGACACTCTGA